The Deinococcus hopiensis KR-140 sequence CTGGGGCTGTATTCGGCGGCATACACGAGCGAGATTGTGCGGGGGGGCCTGAACAGCGTCCCGGCGGGTCAGATCGAGGCGGCGCGGAGTCTTGGCCTGAACAGGCTGGGGGCCCTGCGCTTCGTGATCCTGCCGCAGGCGTGGCGGGTGGCGCTGCCAGCGCTCGGCAACGAGTTTGTCAGCCTGATTCTGGGCAGCAGTCTGGCGAGCGCCGTGACCCTGCAAGAACTCTTCGCCCAGGGCAAGTACATCACGGGCGTCACCTACCGCCAGTTTGAGGTCTACGCCGTGCTGGCGCTCGTTTACTTCCTGCTCACCTTCACCCTGACCCGATTGGTGCGGACGCTGGAACGCCGCCTGAGCCGGGGTGAACGGCTGGAGGGGCGGCGGGTGATTTAGGGAAGCCGTCCGCTTGCCGCAGTCGGGTTTCGCTGGCGGCCGGTTGCTTCCTCAATGCCCCAGGTGCAGCACCGTCACGCTTCCCAGAATGAGCGCCAGTCCGGCCCACGCGCGCGGCGTGAACTGCACGCCTTCCAGACGGCGGCTCAGCAGCGCGGCTCCGACGATGCCCAGACCGCCCCAGACGGCGTAGGCCACGCTCAGGGGCACGGCCCGCAGGCTCAGCCCCAACAGGCCGAAGGCGGCCAGCACGAGCAGCAGGGCCAGCACGCCGGGCAGGGGGTGGCGAAAGCCGTCCGAGCGCTTGAGCAGCAAGTTGGCGAGGATGTCCAGGCCCGCTGCCCCCGCCAGGCACAGCAGGGCGAGGGCCGGGGTCATGCCCGTCCCCCCTCCTGGGTACCGCCGTGCAGCAGCCGTGCGCCCAGCAGCAGTCCGCCCAGGGCGAGCAGTTGCGTGAGGCTGAGGTGATCGCCCAGCAGCCCTACGCCCAGCAGGGTAATCAGGGCCAGGCCCACGGCTTCCCATACGGCGAAGGCCACAGCCACCGGAATGCCCCGAAACGCCAGCGAGAGCAGCAGGTACGAGAGAACGACGGCGCTGCCCGTGACGGCAGCAGCCAGCCACGGCGTAGAAACGCCAAACAGTTTGAGGGCCATCGTGCCCGTGACCTCACAGGCGATGGCCGAAAAGAGCGCGATCCAGGCGCGCATGAAAAAACACCTTCCTTCACAAGAGGTAAGGGAGGGCCAGCACCACGCAGTGGAGTTGGCCGACGTACCGCATGGGTTGAATCTGTGCCAGAGGCCGCTCTATCCGCGCCTCTGCCGCGTTGCCCATCCCACCAAAACCCGCCGTACCGGCACTGGCCGGGCACGTCACATCCGGGTTTTTCGTCGCGTGCCCGGCCTACGTCCAGTGGAGGACGGAAAAGGTGGACATCAGCAGTTCATAGGCGGCTATGTTTCGACACGCATCTCTGCGCATTCTTCGTTTCACCCGTCACTTTTAAAGAGTTCCGGGCCGGTGTTCGGCCCGCGCAAGAGCACCTGCCCCGGTTGGGTGGACTGCTCCTGACGTTTTTTCATTGTAACGTCCGCCCGTCATTACAACGTCAGCCGAACTCACTATGCAGTGAAGTCGCTGCCGGGTGATGGTGTGGGCATTGCCCCGGGGGGAGAGAGAAGGCAAAAAGTGACTGGAGGTGTGAGGTGCAATTGCCTGGCTGCACGGCAGAGCGCTTCCCCGGGCTGTGTGGGGTCGGCCATGGCGTGCTCTCCCCCTTGCCTTAGGGCTTGGGAGTGGAGGCACCTGTAGGCGGCGGTTCCCAGAGCGGCGCGAACATGGGTGGCGTCAACTGCACCACGTCATGCTCAACCACGCCGCACAGCAGGGCCACCTCGGCTGGATACGCGCAGCCCCCAATTCCCAGGGAGCACGACAGCCAGCAGTTTGGGGCGCCCCTCGGTGCTGTTCCCGCGGTGCGAAACAGCTGTTCCGGCCGACCTCGGCGCCGTGCTGAAAAGCTGCACGCGGAGAAGGAGTACCGCGCGGACACGGTGTCGCCTGGCCCTGCGTGCGGCATCACGCCGCGGACCGCAGGTCGAGCATGGCGGGCACCCCGCGCCTGGGACGCTGGAGGTGGCGGGGGGAACGCACCCCGTCGCGGTTGATGTCCTATCCGCAGGCTGACGGTGCGCCGCGAGCGGTGCGCGCGGACCCTCACGGCGCTTACCGAATTGGCGTGCGCGCCGGTCGTGTGGCGCACGGCCAGCGTCAGCTCTGCGTGACCTGATGGAGCTCGCGCAAGCGTGTGCCGATGAAGCGGACCTGCCGCTCAGCGGCCGCCACTCGTTCGGCTTGGGCCTCAGGTTCGCCCACGCGAATCGCGCCTTTGGCGATCGTGCGCGTCAGATTGAGCAGGGATGTTTCGAATTCTGTGGCGGCAAGCATGGCGCCGGGTACATCCAACGCCACGTCCTGCGCCATGCTGCCAAGCGCGTCCATGAGGCTGACCTGCCGAGGAGCGAGCACTTCGGGGTCACGCGCGGTCTTCTTGCGCGGCACGGCTCAGTCTGTCCTCCCCCTGCTCCACCTTCCAGATGGGTGCGCGGGTCCGGCGGGCGCGCGAACTGTTCAAGATTGGGATCCCTCCTGCCGAGGCTGCGTTGCTCGCGGGCTTTGCTGATCAGGCGCATCTGACGCGGGTGTTCAAGCGGGGTGGGAGCGCCGCTGGGGGCCTACCGGGGGGCGGGTCTGACCGGATGCAGCGGGCTGCTCCAGACGCCATATAAGGAGAGCAAGACCGTTCGCGACATTCCCCACGTTCAGCCCGTAGCCTCGGTGCATGCCTGCCGTCCCTGCTCCCTTCTGGCCCGCGTTCTGGCGTGGGTTTCGCGCGCTGATGCCGCTGTGGTTGGGTCTGGTGCCCTTCGCCGCGGCTTACGCAGTCACGGCCCGCGCCGCGCACCTCTCGCTGTTGGAGACGCAACTGATGAGCCTCACCGTGTTCGCCGGAGCCTCGCAGTTCGCGGCGGTGGGGCTGTTTGGCGCGGGGGCATCCGGCTGGGGGATCGTGGGCACCACCTTCCTCCTGAACGCCCGGCACATGCTGTACGGCCTCAGCCTGTCGCGGGACCTGCCGCTGACGGTGCCCGAGCGCCTGCTGGGGGCTCTGTTTTTGACGGACGAGGCCTACGGGGTCACTGTGGTGCAGGGCCCGCGCGAACCGGGCGGCGTAAGTTTTGCCTTCCTGCTGGGGGCCGAACTCAGCCTGTACGCGGTGTGGAACGCCTCGACGTTCGTGGGCGCTCTCGCCGGGGCCGTGCTGCCCGACCCGGCAGCGCTGGGCGTTGGGGTGATCTTCCCCCTGGCGTTCCTGGGCCTGCTGACGCCGCTGCTGAAGGAGGGCCGGCCTGCGCTCGTCGCGCTGCTTTCCGGTTTGGGCGCATGGGGCTTGTCGCGTGTGCTGCCCGGCGGCCTCGTCGTGCTGCTGGCGGGAGTGGGCGGCGCGCTGCTGGGTGCGGTGCTGGTCACGCGGTGGCCGGAAGGCGGCGAGGCGTGAGCGTTTTGCTCGTCATCGCCTTGATGTGGCTCGTCACGTACCCGGTGCGGTTGCTGGGCCTCAGCCTGGGCAGGTTGCGGCTGCCGCCCTTCTGGTTGGCCTTCCTGCGCTTCGTGCCAGTCTCGGTGTTCGCCGCCCTTATCGTTCCGGACGTGCTGGGCAGCCCGGAGTGGCCGCTGCGTCTGGTGGGGTGCGCTGCCGGGGGCGGGTTGATGTGGCGCACCCGAAATCTTGGCCTGGGCATCGTGGGGGGCTTCGGGGCGTACTGGGCGGTGCGGGCGCTGCTGGGCGCGGGGTAGGGCAGAGGCCTGCCCTCTCCCCGCTTCCCTCCTCACCTGACCGCGCTATGCTGGCCCACGGATGACGGCGCAGGCGACGCTTATCGATGGGAAGTACCAGATCGTGCGGGAACTTTCGCGCGAGGGCCACGTGACCCTCAGCGAGGTGCTCGCGGGCGAGGGCGTCACGCGCCGCGTCGCGTGGTTCGACGTGACTTCTCCGGCGGCGCGGCAGGGCTTTCACGCCTACCGCGCCACGCTGCGCGCGGCCTCGCCCGCCGGACTGACCGATGTGGTGGCGCGGCCCGGGGCCTACTACGCGGTGTGGCAGCCAGTGACCGGCACACCGCTGGAAGAGGTCGCGGCCCAGCCCAAGCCCCACGAGGAGGTGGTGGAGGCCTTGCAGGACCTTGCCGCGCGCCTCGCGGAACACGGCTCCGCCCTTCCAGACGCCGACGTGCTGGTGGAAGGCCGGGAAGTCCGCGTGGCCTACCTGCGCCCTGCGCCGGAGGGCCGCACCCCCGAGGAGGTCGCGCGCCTGAACGCGGCGGCCCTCGCGCCCTTTCTGGGCAAGCGCGTGCGGCGTAAGCGGCAACCGGGCGTGTGGCTGACCT is a genomic window containing:
- a CDS encoding AzlC family ABC transporter permease — its product is MPAVPAPFWPAFWRGFRALMPLWLGLVPFAAAYAVTARAAHLSLLETQLMSLTVFAGASQFAAVGLFGAGASGWGIVGTTFLLNARHMLYGLSLSRDLPLTVPERLLGALFLTDEAYGVTVVQGPREPGGVSFAFLLGAELSLYAVWNASTFVGALAGAVLPDPAALGVGVIFPLAFLGLLTPLLKEGRPALVALLSGLGAWGLSRVLPGGLVVLLAGVGGALLGAVLVTRWPEGGEA
- a CDS encoding DMT family transporter, whose amino-acid sequence is MRAWIALFSAIACEVTGTMALKLFGVSTPWLAAAVTGSAVVLSYLLLSLAFRGIPVAVAFAVWEAVGLALITLLGVGLLGDHLSLTQLLALGGLLLGARLLHGGTQEGGRA
- a CDS encoding DMT family transporter; the protein is MTPALALLCLAGAAGLDILANLLLKRSDGFRHPLPGVLALLLVLAAFGLLGLSLRAVPLSVAYAVWGGLGIVGAALLSRRLEGVQFTPRAWAGLALILGSVTVLHLGH
- a CDS encoding amino acid ABC transporter permease; the protein is MADLLTGFRTILAGEYPALLLAGLRLTLALSLCALGVSVAVGTGLGVVRVFRVPLLGALGNAYVEVVRGIPLIVLLSVVYYGLPALGLTLDGFPAAVLALGLYSAAYTSEIVRGGLNSVPAGQIEAARSLGLNRLGALRFVILPQAWRVALPALGNEFVSLILGSSLASAVTLQELFAQGKYITGVTYRQFEVYAVLALVYFLLTFTLTRLVRTLERRLSRGERLEGRRVI
- a CDS encoding AzlD domain-containing protein, with the protein product MSVLLVIALMWLVTYPVRLLGLSLGRLRLPPFWLAFLRFVPVSVFAALIVPDVLGSPEWPLRLVGCAAGGGLMWRTRNLGLGIVGGFGAYWAVRALLGAG